In Populus trichocarpa isolate Nisqually-1 chromosome 7, P.trichocarpa_v4.1, whole genome shotgun sequence, the following proteins share a genomic window:
- the LOC7485032 gene encoding isoflavone 2'-hydroxylase has protein sequence MDARLVQKQIITTKEMEDTMMFLILTISFVVIALSFLLQTRKQYKNLPPGPFALPIIGHLHLMKQPIYQTIHNLSQRFGPIMSLRFGSRFVIIVNSPEAVEECFTKNDVILANRPPFCHGKYLNYNFTTMGAANYGDHWRSLRRIGNNEIFSPKRLNGFQELRKKEVTNLMKRVSRVSGENAGKVELRSMILDLTFNIVMTMLAGKRYYGEDVSELEEALQFRDMMNQYGEFAKETHLGDLFPILSNIDYNGFVKRMKTLSKNMDLFLQRLIDEHRADRDRNTMVSHLLTLQEAQPQSYTDSIIKGLIMIMAVAGTRTSAASLEWAICNLLNNRHVLKKAKEELDTQLGKDHLIEEPDISKLHYLQGIISENLRLYPVAAMLVPHVASEHCTIGGYDVPPGTMVFANAWSIQRDPKVWDDALSFKPERFLNGKTEAYKLMPFGLGRRSCPGEGLAYRLMTLTLGSLIQCFEWDTVDGKEINVDEKVATLMSRVQPLEVVMKARPDLDDILA, from the exons atggacgcAAGATTAGTGCAGAAACAGATTATCACAACCAAGGAGATGGAAGACACCATGATGTTCTTAATTCTCACCATTTCCTTCGTTGTTATTGCTCTCAGTTTCTTGTTGCAGACAAGAAAGCAATACAAGAATCTACCTCCAGGCCCGTTTGCTCTTCCGATCATTGGTCATCTCCATCTCATGAAACAACCTATCTACCAAACCATCCACAACCTCTCACAAAGATTTGGCCCGATCATGTCGCTTCGATTCGGTTCCCGCTTCGTGATCATTGTAAACTCACCCGAAGCTGTTGAAGAATGCTTTACTAAGAATGATGTGATTTTGGCCAATCGTCCCCCGTTTTGCCACGGCAAGTACTTGAACTACAACTTCACCACCATGGGAGCAGCCAACTATGGTGATCATTGGCGCAGCCTTCGCCGCATAGGCAATAATGAGATCTTCTCACCGAAACGTCTCAATGGGTTTCAAGAACTTCGTAAGAAGGAGGTCACGAATCTCATGAAGAGGGTTTCTCGTGTATCTGGTGAAAATGCAGGGAAGGTGGAGCTAAGGTCCATGATTTTGGACCTGACGTTTAACATAGTAATGACGATGCTTGCCGGAAAGCGGTATTATGGTGAAGACGTGAGTGAGCTCGAGGAGGCGCTGCAATTTAGGGACATGATGAATCAGTATGGTGAGTTTGCTAAGGAGACACATCTAGGGGACTTGTTTCCCATTCTGAGCAATATTGATTATAACGGGTTTGTTAAGAGAATGAAAACCCTTAGCAAGAACATGGATCTGTTCTTGCAAAGACTGATTGATGAGCATCGCGCTGACCGGGATCGGAACACCATGGTTAGCCACTTGCTGACTTTGCAGGAAGCACAACCCCAGTCCTATACGGATTCAATAATCAAAGGCCTAATTATG ATAATGGCAGTCGCCGGAACCAGGACTTCAGCTGCGTCATTGGAATGGGCAATTTGCAATCTGCTCAACAATCGACATGTATTGAAGAAGGCGAAAGAAGAATTAGACACCCAACTTGGAAAAGACCACTTGATTGAAGAACCAGACATCTCAAAACTACACTACCTTCAAGGTATCATTTCCGAGAACTTGAGACTGTATCCGGTGGCCGCCATGCTAGTACCACATGTGGCATCCGAGCATTGTACCATTGGAGGATACGATGTACCACCTGGTACAATGGTGTTTGCAAATGCATGGTCTATTCAGAGAGACCCTAAGGTTTGGGATGACGCATTAAGTTTCAAGCCCGAGAGGTTCCTGAACGGAAAAACTGAAGCATACAAGCTAATGCCGTTTGGATTAGGAAGGAGATCTTGCCCCGGGGAGGGCCTCGCTTACAGGTTAATGACCTTGACTTTGGGCTCATTGATTCAGTGCTTCGAATGGGATACGGTTGACGGTAAGGAAATTAACGTAGATGAGAAGGTTGCGACCCTCATGTCCAGAGTTCAGCCATTGGAGGTTGTGATGAAAGCTAGACCAGACCTAGACGACATTCTCGCCTGA
- the LOC7486067 gene encoding uncharacterized protein LOC7486067, which produces MARNEETTPLPPSPRESLSSLRARSGPDLFLVVCRCFSVVTALTAILCIAVNLLSAIQSFKNGSDVFDGIFRCYAVIIAVIVVVAETEWGFIIKYWKVLEYWVGRGMLQIFVAVMTRAFPDYSSKQKQLVILENVASYLLLGCGVVYVVLGILCIGCLKRAQQKKKTTRVQAIKDLEELEQRREELEQSLVADRS; this is translated from the exons ATGGCGAGAAACGAAGAGACAACTCCTTTGCCTCCGTCTCCTCGAGAATCATTAAGCTCATTACGAGCTCGATCTGGACCGGACCTCTTTTTAGTCGTTTGTAGGTGTTTCAGCGTTGTGACTGCACTCACCGCCATTCTTTGTATTGCCGTCAACCTTCTCTCCGCCATTCAATCCTTCAAAAACGGGTCTGAT GTTTTTGATGGAATATTCAGGTGTTATGCGGTGATTATTGCGGTTATTGTGGTGGTTGCCGAGACTGAGTGGGGATTTATCATCAAGTACTGGAAG GTACTGGAGTATTGGGTTGGCAGGGGCATGCTGCAAATCTT TGTTGCGGTAATGACGAGAGCTTTCCCCGACTATTCTTCAAAGCAGAAGCAGCTTGTTATTCTAGAAAATGTAGCAAGTTATTTGCTCCTTGGTTGTGGTGtagtttatgttgttttg GGAATTCTGTGCATTGGGTGTCTCAAACGGGctcaacagaagaaaaaaactacgagGGTGCAGGCTATCAAGGATCTGGAG GAATTAGAGCAGCGGAGGGAGGAGCTTGAGCAATCACTTGTGGCAGACAGGTCTTGA
- the LOC7486066 gene encoding beta-ureidopropionase translates to MDNIEEEIAAQNGNLEESSSAKDGSICGYESLHHLLSVNLKPHLYKEVSRLLIGLNCGKPLELIALPESAKALSSKHDFDLQAFSFDADKELVREPRVVRVGLIQNSVALPTTAPLLDQKRAIFQKLKPIIDSAGASGVNILCLQEAWMMPFAFCTREKRWCEFAEPVDGESTQFLQEYARKYNMVIINPILERDVNHGETLWNTAIIIGNRGNIIGKHRKNHIPRVGDFNESTYYMEGNTGHPVFETAYGKIAVNICYGRHHPLNWLAFGLNGAEIVFNPSATVGELSEPMWPIEARNAAIANSYFVGSINRVGTETFPNPFTSGDGKPQHADFGHFYGSSHFSAPDASCTPSLSRYKDGLLISDMDLNLCRQLKDKWGFRMTARYELYADMLARYLKPDFEPQVISDPLLHKKSL, encoded by the exons ATGGACAATATTGAAGAAGAGATTGCAGCACAAAATGGCAATTTGGAAGAGAGCTCAAGTGCAAAAGATGGTTCAATTTGTGGGTATGAGTCCCTTCACCACCTTCTAAGTGTCAATCTCAAGCCTCATCTATACAAG GAAGTCAGTCGCTTGCTTATTGGACTGAATTGTGGAAAACCTCTCGAGCTTATTGCTCTCCCGGAATCTGCAAAAGCCCTCTCTTCGAAACATGATTTTGACCTCCAG GCCTTTTCCTTTGATGCTGACAAGGAGTTGGTGCGAGAACCTCGAGTAGTCAGGGTGGGTCTCATTCAGAACTCTGTAGCTCTTCCAACAACTGCCCCCTTATTGGACCAAAAAAGAGCTATCTTTCAGAAATTGAAGCCAATCATTGATTCTGCAGGTGCTTCAGGAGTCAACATATTATGCTTACAG GAAGCATGGATGATGCCATTTGCATTTTGTACCCGGGAGAAGAGGTGGTGTGAATTTGCAGAGCCTGTTGATGGGGAATCAACACAGTTTCTTCAGGAATATGCGCGGAAATATAACATGGTCATTATAAATCCAATTCTAGAGAGAGATGTTAATCATGGAGAGACTCTCTGGAACACTGCTATTATAATTGGAAACCGTGGAAACATAATTGGCAAGCATCGGAAG AACCATATACCTAGAGTCGGTGATTTCAATGAAAGCACGTATTACATGGAAGGAAATACCGGGCATCCTGTGTTTGAGACGGCTTATGGAAAGATTGCTGTCAATATATGTTATGGGAGGCACCATCCATTGAATTGGTTAGCATTTGGCCTGAATGGTGCAGAGATTGTTTTCAATCCTTCTGCAACTGTTGGTGAACTCAGCGAACCAATGTGGCCTATTGAG GCTCGTAATGCTGCCATAGCTAACAGCTACTTTGTTGGGTCAATCAATCGTGTTGGAACTGAGACATTCCCTAATCCATTTACTTCCGGCGATGGGAAGCCACAACATGCAGATTTTGGGCATTTCTACGGGTCTAGTCATTTTTCAGCTCCAGATGCTTCTTGCACACCCTCCCTCTCACGTTACAAGGATGGATTATTGATCTCAGACATGGATCTAAACCTCTGTAGGCAGCTGAAAGACAAGTGGGGATTTCGGATGACTGCTCGGTATGAGTTATACGCTGACATGCTTGCCCGTTACTTGAAGCCAGACTTTGAGCCCCAAGTCATCTCCGATCCCCTGTTACATAAGAAGTCTCTGTAA
- the LOC7485029 gene encoding nicotinamidase 1 isoform X1 translates to MVSQTVDLLKNELPLEQESVVLPEDVVNGLVLVDIINGFCSVGAGNLAPREPNMQITGMINESARLARLFCDKKLPVLAFLDSHQPNKPEEPYPPHCIAGTDESKLVPALQWIENEPNVTIRRKDCFDGFLGSIEDDGSNVFVDWVKNNHIKAILVVGICTDICVLDFVCSTISARNRGFLAPLEDVIVYSRGCATFDVPLHVARNTKGALSHPQELMHHVGLYMAKERGAIIANEVSLVTPKKP, encoded by the exons atggtgtcCCAAACTGTTGATCTTTTGAAAAATGAACTGCCTCTTGAGCAGGAGTCTGTGGTTTTGCCTGAAGATGTTGTGAATGGTCTTGTTCTTGTGGATATCATCAATGGTTTTTGCTCTGTTGGTGCTGGAAATCTG GCTCCGAGAGAACCCAACATGCAGATTACAGGAATGATCAATGAATCAGCAAGGCTGGCCAGGTTGTTCTGTGACAAGAAACTGCCTGTTCTGGCATTCCTTGATTCTCATCAACCTAACAAGCCTGAGGAACCATACCCCCCTCATTGTATTGCTGGCACGGATGAATCCAAGCTGGTTCCTG CACTGCAATGGATAGAGAATGAACCAAATGTCACAATCCGACGCAAAGATTGCTTTGATGGATTCTTGGGCTCAATTGAGGATGATGGCTCCAATGTTTTCGTAGATTGGGTGAAGAACAATCATATAAAAGCT ATATTGGTGGTGGGCATATGCACAGACATCTGTGTTCTGGATTTTGTCTGTTCAACAATATCTGCCAGAAACCGTGGATTTCTAGCCCCTCTGGAGGATGTAATAGTGTATTCTCGTGGCTGTGCTACCTTCGATGTTCCTCTTCATGTTGCAAGAAACACCAAAGGTGCCTTATCTCATCCCCAG GAGCTGATGCATCATGTGGGCCTTTACATGGCAAAGGAAAGGGGAGCCATAATAGCAAATGAGGTGTCACTGGTTACACCAAAGAAACCATGA
- the LOC7485029 gene encoding nicotinamidase 1 isoform X2, whose amino-acid sequence MSFLSSKSLVLLGDDVAGLALVDVINGFCSTGAGNLAPREPNMQITGMINESARLARLFCDKKLPVLAFLDSHQPNKPEEPYPPHCIAGTDESKLVPALQWIENEPNVTIRRKDCFDGFLGSIEDDGSNVFVDWVKNNHIKAILVVGICTDICVLDFVCSTISARNRGFLAPLEDVIVYSRGCATFDVPLHVARNTKGALSHPQELMHHVGLYMAKERGAIIANEVSLVTPKKP is encoded by the exons atgagCTTCCTTTCGAGCAAGAGTCTGGTTTTGCTGGGGGATGATGTAGCTGGTCTTGCTCTTGTGGATGTCATCAATGGTTTTTGCAGTACTGGTGCTGGAAATCTG GCTCCGAGAGAACCCAACATGCAGATTACAGGAATGATCAATGAATCAGCAAGGCTGGCCAGGTTGTTCTGTGACAAGAAACTGCCTGTTCTGGCATTCCTTGATTCTCATCAACCTAACAAGCCTGAGGAACCATACCCCCCTCATTGTATTGCTGGCACGGATGAATCCAAGCTGGTTCCTG CACTGCAATGGATAGAGAATGAACCAAATGTCACAATCCGACGCAAAGATTGCTTTGATGGATTCTTGGGCTCAATTGAGGATGATGGCTCCAATGTTTTCGTAGATTGGGTGAAGAACAATCATATAAAAGCT ATATTGGTGGTGGGCATATGCACAGACATCTGTGTTCTGGATTTTGTCTGTTCAACAATATCTGCCAGAAACCGTGGATTTCTAGCCCCTCTGGAGGATGTAATAGTGTATTCTCGTGGCTGTGCTACCTTCGATGTTCCTCTTCATGTTGCAAGAAACACCAAAGGTGCCTTATCTCATCCCCAG GAGCTGATGCATCATGTGGGCCTTTACATGGCAAAGGAAAGGGGAGCCATAATAGCAAATGAGGTGTCACTGGTTACACCAAAGAAACCATGA
- the LOC7486065 gene encoding kinetochore protein NUF2 homolog: MSKFEYPMLSRTDMISILAESQIAAIIETDLKNPTPDFVADIYTRLLVYLDLLHEEDEGQVEFAALEQLENPHYHVGSARIMNLYIKVKEVITMLQCPADFTLRDLLKPQGDRTQFFLSAILNFCLHKDSKMNELRPIGEELTLLDEQRRGLEDKISQLNAEIAEYNDARERELPLAQEVDGKVKELRQEIADLNNHQMSLRASYRKLKERSSEMDGEISRAEFDLVQSVQENANLRSKIVQSPDKLQRALEEKKSVREEARNAERLAMQSFEAKTAVLEVYTKALKKMSKHFDQMQAIHEQVNSAKSIEKDYKALKAKLSDDGLMDKSLDAKLVELQMKAQQLNELKKLLEKERDMKCEEATKEYNTIKSEVESKRHDLEARQRRVEAVLSEVDAITSKTNMVNESGAAKVQKLVSKREEIAEQFKKYKNSIEPLLQCANS; the protein is encoded by the exons atgtCGAAATTCGAGTACCCTATGCTCTCCCGTACGGACATGATTTCAATCCTTGCAGAGTCACAAATCGCCGCCATAATCGAAACTGACCTGAAAAATCCAACGCCAGATTTCGTCGCCGATATCTACACCCGTCTCCTAGTCTACCTCGATCTTCTCCACGA GGAAGATGAAGGGCAAGTTGAGTTTGCAGCTTTAGAGCAGCTTGAGAACCCGCATTACCATGTCGGGTCGGCCCGGATTATGAATCTTTATATTAAGGTAAAAGAGGTTATAACAATGCTTCAATGTCCTGCTGATTTTACTCTCAGAGATCTTTTGAAGCCTCAAGGAGATCGCACCCAGTTTTTTCTAAGTGCCATTCTCAATTTCTGTCTTCATAAAGACTCGAAAATGAATGAATTGAGGCCGATTGGGGAGGAACTTACGCTTCTTGACGAGCAGCGAAGAGGCTTGGAGGATAAGATTTCCCAG TTGAATGCGGAGATCGCGGAGTATAATGATGCGAGGGAGAGAGAGTTACCGCTTGCTCAAGAGGTTGATGGCAAAGTTAAAGAATTGCGACAAGAGATTGCTGACCTCAACAACCACCAGATGTCCCTGAGAGCTTCGTATAGGAAGTTGAAGGAGAGGAGTTCGGAAATGGACGGGGAG atttCAAGGGCTGAGTTTGACCTGGTACAAAGTGTTCAAGAGAATGCGAATTTACGTTCAAAAATTGTTCAATCACCAGATAAATTACAg AGGGCTTTGGAGGAGAAGAAATCAGTTCGAGAAGAGGCAAGGAATGCTGAAAGATTAGCAATGCAGTCCTTTGAGGCTAAGACTGCTGTCCTTGAGGTTTATACAAAG GCTCTTAAGAAAATGTCAAAGCACTTCGATCAGATGCAGGCAATCCATGAACAG GTAAATTCTGCCAAATCCATCGAAAAAGACTATAAGGCTTTAAAAGCTAAGCTCAGTGACGATGGACTGATGGATAAGTCACTTGATGCCAAACTGGTTGAACTACAAATGAAAG CACAACAGTTGAATGAGTTAAAAAAGCTgttagagaaagaaagagatatgAAGTGTGAGGAAGCTACTAAAGAATATAATACTATTAAGTCGGAGGTGGAATCCAAGAGGCATGATCTAGAAGCAAGACAAAGGAGGGTTGAAGCTGTATTGTCAGAG GTGGATGCCATAACTTCAAAGACTAACATGGTAAATGAATCTGGTGCCGCTAAAGTTCAAAAGCTAGTTAGCAAACGTGAAGAGATTGCTGAACAG tttaaaaaatacaagaactcCATAGAGCCTTTGCTGCAGTGTGCTAACAGTTGA
- the LOC7485028 gene encoding KH domain-containing protein HEN4 isoform X2 yields the protein MASSFSPFLSPPAKRPVYYSTILPDPNPNSTNGYSANKRSKPHPSTSAAPSPVPSGHVLFRLLCHESRIGGIIGKGGNIIKGLQQQTGAKIRIEDAPLESPDRVITIVGSVTQSSVVFSGIGSAIEVSKGQEALVRVFERILEVAAESDSVAGGLVSCRLLAEISSVGAVIGKGGKTVEKIRKDCGCKVKVLIDKLPACASSNEEMIEIEGDVSAVKKGLVAVSHRLQDCQPVDKTRVISSKPVEAVSRVSFPEVGVEILPQHSAVRPTIAQHSVAPPTVTNSSIDYASGTHLFSLESERVSTLDTSTPQQQVVFRILCNNDRVGGVIGKGGNIVTALQNETGATISIGPKVAGCDERLITVTASENPESRYSAAQKTVVLVFSRVVESVIEKGLDPGSSEGSPVSVRLVVSPNQVGCLLGKGGTIISEMRKATSTSIRIIGRDQGNPKCVPENDHVVEILGDFLNVKDSIYHITGRLRDNLFSSILGTPGARSSSSVLAETSPYVRSMDPVRDAKRDSLRDPLWEPLRDITRDPLRDSLRDFMRDPLRDPLRDEFRDSLRETVRDPLREPVRDPLRGPGRGPLRELGRDSASFLQPMVGISHNLNRQTVITQSMDHLGFSRSLDHSPSPRLWGSQTIPGVNPRGISDLSGGLPSFKAGLDDLVSGGKSAFVTNTTVEIVIPEHTFGSVYGENGSNLARLRQNT from the exons ATGGCAAGCAGCTTCAGtccttttctctctccaccAGCAAAACGCCCCGTATATTACTCCACCATCTTGCCCGACCCGAACCCGAATTCCACAAACGGATACTCCGCAAACAAACGCTCCAAACCCCACCCCTCTACTTCAGCTGCTCCGTCACCAGTCCCGTCGGGCCACGTCTTGTTCCGTCTACTCTGTCACGAGTCAAGAATTGGTGGCATTATAGGAAAGGGCGGCAACATAATAAAAGGCTTGCAACAACAAACCGGAGCTAAGATCCGGATAGAAGATGCTCCACTCGAATCACCGGATCGGGTGATAACGATAGTTGGTTCAGTTACGCAATCGTCGGTGGTATTTAGTGGAATTGGGAGTGCAATCGAGGTTTCCAAGGGGCAGGAGGCATTGGTTAGGGTTTTTGAGAGGATATTAGAGGTGGCGGCGGAGAGTGATTCGGTGGCGGGTGGGTTGGTTTCTTGCAGGTTGTTGGCGGAGATAAGTTCGGTTGGGGCGGTTATTGGGAAAGGGGGAAAAACAGTGGAGAAGATTAGGAAAGATTGTGGGTGTAAAGTTAAGGTTTTGATTGATAAATTACCTGCTTGTGCTTCTTCTAATGAAGAGATGATTGAg ATTGAAGGGGATGTTTCAGCTGTAAAGAAAGGACTTGTTGCGGTTTCTCACCGCCTTCAAGATTGTCAACCGGTTGATAAAACAAGGGTGATCAGCAGCAAACCTGTTGAGGCAGTTTCCAGAGTCTCTTTTCCTGAAGTGGGTGTAGAAATTCTTCCACAGCATTCTGCAGTGCGACCCACCATAGCACAACATTCCGTAGCGCCACCCACTGTAACGAATAGCTCCATTGATTATGCTTCAGGAACTCATCTTTTTTCGTTGGAGTCCGAGAGGGTCAGCACTCTGGACACAAGTACACCACAACAGCAAGTGGTTTTTAGAATTCTGTGTAATAATGATAGGGTTGGGGGTGTTATTGGAAAAGGTGGCAACATAGTCACGGCTCTTCAGAATGAGACAGGTGCTACTATAAGCATTGGACCTAAGGTGGCTGGGTGTGATGAGCGACTAATCACTGTTACTGCATCTGAG AACCCAGAGTCTCGGTACTCAGCTGCACAGAAGACTGTTGTGCTTGTTTTCTCGAGGGTTGTGGAGTCCGTCATTGAAAAGGGTCTAGATCCAGGCTCAAGCGAGGGGTCCCCTGTTAGTGTGAGGCTCGTGGTTTCCCCAAACCAAGTTGGCTGTTTGTTGGGAAAAGGAGGCACAATAATTTCAGAAATGCGGAAGGCAACCAGTACCAGCATACGAATAATAGGGCGTGACCAGGGTAACCCTAAGTGTGTGCCAGAGAATGATCACGTGGTAGAG ATTTTGGGAGATTTTTTGAATGTGAAAGACTCAATATACCACATTACTGGAAGACTCAGAGATAATCTTTTCTCTAGCATTCTGGGTACTCCTGGAGCAAGGAGCAGTTCTTCTGTATTAGCTGAGACCAGCCCCTATGTGAGATCGATGGACCCAGTGAGGGATGCCAAGAGGGATTCGCTGAGGGATCCATTGTGGGAGCCACTGAGGGATATTACGAGGGATCCATTGAGAGACTCACTGAGGGATTTTATGAGGGATCCATTGAGAGACCCTCTGAGGGATGAATTTAGGGATTCGTTGAGGGAAACTGTGAGGGATCCTTTGAGGGAACCAGTGAGGGATCCTTTGAGGGGACCTGGGAGGGGTCCATTGAGGGAGCTAGGGAGGGATTCTGCCTCTTTTTTGCAGCCAATGGTGGGCATTTCTCATAATCTAAATCGCCAAACTGTTATAACACAGAGTATGGATCATCTTGGATTTTCACGTAGTTTAGATCATTCTCCTTCACCAAGGTTATGGGGATCACAG ACAATACCTGGAGTAAATCCACGGGGCATATCAGATCTCAGTGGAGGACTGCCTTCTTTTAAAGCTGGCCTAGATGATCTTGTCAG TGGAGGTAAGTCTGCTTTTGTTACAAATACAACTGTAGAGATCGTAATTCCTGAGCATACTTTCGGCTCTGTATATGGGGAGAATGGTAGCAATCTAGCTCGTTTGAGACAG AATACCTAA
- the LOC7485028 gene encoding KH domain-containing protein HEN4 isoform X1, translating to MASSFSPFLSPPAKRPVYYSTILPDPNPNSTNGYSANKRSKPHPSTSAAPSPVPSGHVLFRLLCHESRIGGIIGKGGNIIKGLQQQTGAKIRIEDAPLESPDRVITIVGSVTQSSVVFSGIGSAIEVSKGQEALVRVFERILEVAAESDSVAGGLVSCRLLAEISSVGAVIGKGGKTVEKIRKDCGCKVKVLIDKLPACASSNEEMIEIEGDVSAVKKGLVAVSHRLQDCQPVDKTRVISSKPVEAVSRVSFPEVGVEILPQHSAVRPTIAQHSVAPPTVTNSSIDYASGTHLFSLESERVSTLDTSTPQQQVVFRILCNNDRVGGVIGKGGNIVTALQNETGATISIGPKVAGCDERLITVTASENPESRYSAAQKTVVLVFSRVVESVIEKGLDPGSSEGSPVSVRLVVSPNQVGCLLGKGGTIISEMRKATSTSIRIIGRDQGNPKCVPENDHVVEILGDFLNVKDSIYHITGRLRDNLFSSILGTPGARSSSSVLAETSPYVRSMDPVRDAKRDSLRDPLWEPLRDITRDPLRDSLRDFMRDPLRDPLRDEFRDSLRETVRDPLREPVRDPLRGPGRGPLRELGRDSASFLQPMVGISHNLNRQTVITQSMDHLGFSRSLDHSPSPRLWGSQTIPGVNPRGISDLSGGLPSFKAGLDDLVSGGKSAFVTNTTVEIVIPEHTFGSVYGENGSNLARLRQFSGAKVIVHEPRLGTSDRIIVISGTPDETQAAQSLLHAFILTGQY from the exons ATGGCAAGCAGCTTCAGtccttttctctctccaccAGCAAAACGCCCCGTATATTACTCCACCATCTTGCCCGACCCGAACCCGAATTCCACAAACGGATACTCCGCAAACAAACGCTCCAAACCCCACCCCTCTACTTCAGCTGCTCCGTCACCAGTCCCGTCGGGCCACGTCTTGTTCCGTCTACTCTGTCACGAGTCAAGAATTGGTGGCATTATAGGAAAGGGCGGCAACATAATAAAAGGCTTGCAACAACAAACCGGAGCTAAGATCCGGATAGAAGATGCTCCACTCGAATCACCGGATCGGGTGATAACGATAGTTGGTTCAGTTACGCAATCGTCGGTGGTATTTAGTGGAATTGGGAGTGCAATCGAGGTTTCCAAGGGGCAGGAGGCATTGGTTAGGGTTTTTGAGAGGATATTAGAGGTGGCGGCGGAGAGTGATTCGGTGGCGGGTGGGTTGGTTTCTTGCAGGTTGTTGGCGGAGATAAGTTCGGTTGGGGCGGTTATTGGGAAAGGGGGAAAAACAGTGGAGAAGATTAGGAAAGATTGTGGGTGTAAAGTTAAGGTTTTGATTGATAAATTACCTGCTTGTGCTTCTTCTAATGAAGAGATGATTGAg ATTGAAGGGGATGTTTCAGCTGTAAAGAAAGGACTTGTTGCGGTTTCTCACCGCCTTCAAGATTGTCAACCGGTTGATAAAACAAGGGTGATCAGCAGCAAACCTGTTGAGGCAGTTTCCAGAGTCTCTTTTCCTGAAGTGGGTGTAGAAATTCTTCCACAGCATTCTGCAGTGCGACCCACCATAGCACAACATTCCGTAGCGCCACCCACTGTAACGAATAGCTCCATTGATTATGCTTCAGGAACTCATCTTTTTTCGTTGGAGTCCGAGAGGGTCAGCACTCTGGACACAAGTACACCACAACAGCAAGTGGTTTTTAGAATTCTGTGTAATAATGATAGGGTTGGGGGTGTTATTGGAAAAGGTGGCAACATAGTCACGGCTCTTCAGAATGAGACAGGTGCTACTATAAGCATTGGACCTAAGGTGGCTGGGTGTGATGAGCGACTAATCACTGTTACTGCATCTGAG AACCCAGAGTCTCGGTACTCAGCTGCACAGAAGACTGTTGTGCTTGTTTTCTCGAGGGTTGTGGAGTCCGTCATTGAAAAGGGTCTAGATCCAGGCTCAAGCGAGGGGTCCCCTGTTAGTGTGAGGCTCGTGGTTTCCCCAAACCAAGTTGGCTGTTTGTTGGGAAAAGGAGGCACAATAATTTCAGAAATGCGGAAGGCAACCAGTACCAGCATACGAATAATAGGGCGTGACCAGGGTAACCCTAAGTGTGTGCCAGAGAATGATCACGTGGTAGAG ATTTTGGGAGATTTTTTGAATGTGAAAGACTCAATATACCACATTACTGGAAGACTCAGAGATAATCTTTTCTCTAGCATTCTGGGTACTCCTGGAGCAAGGAGCAGTTCTTCTGTATTAGCTGAGACCAGCCCCTATGTGAGATCGATGGACCCAGTGAGGGATGCCAAGAGGGATTCGCTGAGGGATCCATTGTGGGAGCCACTGAGGGATATTACGAGGGATCCATTGAGAGACTCACTGAGGGATTTTATGAGGGATCCATTGAGAGACCCTCTGAGGGATGAATTTAGGGATTCGTTGAGGGAAACTGTGAGGGATCCTTTGAGGGAACCAGTGAGGGATCCTTTGAGGGGACCTGGGAGGGGTCCATTGAGGGAGCTAGGGAGGGATTCTGCCTCTTTTTTGCAGCCAATGGTGGGCATTTCTCATAATCTAAATCGCCAAACTGTTATAACACAGAGTATGGATCATCTTGGATTTTCACGTAGTTTAGATCATTCTCCTTCACCAAGGTTATGGGGATCACAG ACAATACCTGGAGTAAATCCACGGGGCATATCAGATCTCAGTGGAGGACTGCCTTCTTTTAAAGCTGGCCTAGATGATCTTGTCAG TGGAGGTAAGTCTGCTTTTGTTACAAATACAACTGTAGAGATCGTAATTCCTGAGCATACTTTCGGCTCTGTATATGGGGAGAATGGTAGCAATCTAGCTCGTTTGAGACAG TTCTCAGGTGCCAAGGTAATAGTGCATGAACCTCGTCTAGGAACAAGTGACAGGATTATTGTTATATCTGGGACCCCTGATGAAACCCAAGCAGCTCAGAGCCTCCTTCACGCATTCATCCTCACTGGACAATATtga